From the genome of Paraburkholderia sp. BL10I2N1:
GCCGCTTCCGCCCAGGCCCTGGAGCGGGCGCGGCAAGCCACCGACATTGTTGCGCCGTGGGCCCGGCCACGAACCGATCGCGGTAAAGGAACTGGCCATGCAATTACCCGTGAACGGCTGGCAAACCGTCACCTGGCGGGAAGGCAGCAACGCAGCACTTTCCTCCCGCTTTGCCGCCGTACGGGTTCGTCCCGCACATCGCGACAATGAGCGAAGTACCGTTCGTGACGAAGAATGGCTGCTCGTTGAATGGCCCGATGGCGATACGGAGCCGCTCAAGTACTTTCTCACGACTGCCCCCGAGGAGGCGACACTTGAACAGCTTGTGTTCGTAACCAAGATGCGCTGGCGCATCGAGCGCGACTACCAGGATCTGAAGCAGGAGTTCGGACTGGGTCATTACGAAGGGCGTGGCTGGCGCGGCTTTCACCACCACGCCACACTGAGTATCGCTGCGTATGGGTTTCTGATGGCTCAGCGACTCAGAATGCAATCAGATGGACGCGATAAAAAAAACTTCGTTGAACGCGCGCTGCCTTCCCTTCCCCCGGATTACATCCCCCGGGGCAGTCCAGCGCGCTCAACGTCACGTTCCTGATTCCATAACTACGTTGCGCATCCTGCTTGGACTAAGGCTCATGCAACGATGGCTCTCTCTTCCTGTACGGCAATAGAGCGCGCAACTAATTATATGACACAGTACGATTAATCGTCTGCGGGAAAGCAGCGGTCGACCCACTCCACGATTTAACGAGGTCCGGGCCCGATAGAGCCTGATTCATCTGGATCGTGCGCAGATCACGTGGACGAATGGTCGGACGGCATTACGGATGGATGAGATATGGATGAACGTAAGCGGGAAAGCATGATTGCTTATCTCCGCCACCGGATGGAAGAATTTGGCATCGAGCCAGACGACCTGGCTGCAGCGATAGCAAGCGAGCCGGTGAAGCAGATTCCGGCTCGGTATCAGAATGCGACTGGGGATACGTGGACAGGCGACGGGGAAATGCCTCAGTGGCTGAAGCAGGCGATTAGCGCGGGGCAAAGACTCGAACATTTCGAGATGTCATCGGCGTCACCGAAGGCGGATACCGTGCGGAAGAGGATCGACTGGCGCGACGACCCTTTCGCAGGGAGTCCACTCGCCCGGCAGCACGTCGACTGACGAGGCGCCCTTCCTCCTGCATTTGCTGGCAAACATATTCGGCGACCCATATCGCGCTGATCCATCGTTTCGCCATGTGCCGGACGCATGCGATTGCGAATATCCATGGGTCCCCCGCAGGTCATTTGACCAACAGGGATGGGCTGACGGAGGTATGCATTGTGATGAGCTTGACGAAGATATCAGGTCGTTGTCGCCGGACCGGACTGCTCGCCGACGGAAATGGTCACGACCAGGTTTTCCCGATGATGCGGGTTATGATGGCGACGCGCGGTTTCTGATGCGTTACGCGACCTGTTCAAAGCGTGCCCGCGCCCTTTTCATTGACTCGATCTGGTGGGCGGCTATTGCCCTGTTCATCCCGCTTGGGCCTTCAACCGATGACATCCTGACGGCACCGGAGGCGTTCGCCTCATCCATGGTCCTCTGGCTAATGGTGGGCCAGTGCATACCGATACTGGTCACTGGTGCAATGTGGGCTGCGTGCGGAACATCGCCGGGAAGGCGCGTGGTACGCCTGCGAATCGTAGATGCAGGCACCGGCGCCTCGATGACCGTGAAGCAGGCCATACTCCGCACACTCGGCTATTTGCTCACCTTCGGGACATTCGGCGCGGGGTTTCTGTGGGTGTTATTTAATCCGCGCAAGCAGACTTTACATGACCGCGTGGCCAATACAGTTGTCATTGATGAAGGGCCAGCTGTCAGCTGTCTCCGAAGCGAGAACTGAGTCCGGGATTGGTGTGTACGTTGACTGGACCGATGTCGCGAACAACGGAACGCAGGCGCCATCACCGAAAAAAGTCCACCGGCTGGACGTGATCCGATCAGAGTAGCAAGCACCTTCGTTCACCGTAATCAGGAGGGAGGTTTCCATCTGGGCTGTACCGGAGCGCGGGCGTCGCGCCGGTTCGCCCTCGCCTGGGTGCCTCGTTCTCGCCGAGCCGGCGGCCGTTGTTCACGAAAAATGCGATCCTGCAGCGAGCTGCTCTCGATCTGAGGCGGCACATTCGGAGTCCAAAATATCATAATTTTACCCATGATGGTACCCCATCTGACTCTGACTGGAAGGTATCGATGGCGCCGTACGAGTGGCACCTCGTGCAGGGCATGACCGCCCAGTCACGGCCTGTCGAACAGGGACAGTGTGATGTCCTGCGGGCGACCGGCGCCGAACACGTCTTCCCGTGCCTCAAAGGCCGGCACGCCTGGCTGCATAATTCTATCAGTGTTCCTATTTATATGGATGCCTAACCATGTCGAGGCAAGATTGAAATGTCGGGGTTCCGGCAAGATACAGATGTCGTATCGGTTGAACAGGAAGTGGCGATCTATCTCTCTGGTTTTGTCGTTACACATTGTTGAAGGACGGCGTGTGAACGGGCAGGGAGTGTCAGTCCGTTCAGGGGATCCTGCGGTCCGCCGCCGGGGTGTCGACGTTCAATAGGATTTCTTCAATCGCTTTGCGGAGTTTTCACTCAGCCCGGTCTCAGCCTTTGATCTGGCTCTCGACCCGTTCCCTAGTCGCTGAATGGTGTGCCGTGAAAGATCATCCCGGCCATCGCCTGATAGTCGCGACGCAGCCTGCCAGCGCGCACGGCGGACACCGACGCGGCAGGTGCAAGGAGCACGGAAGCGGGCGGTTGGACATTGGAATATTACAAGCGTCAGAACGGACGGGAGGCGCCGAAAATTCGCCAGTATGCGACCGTCAGCTCGATTCACACATCGTTCCCATCGGGTAAAATGCGGGTCCCCATTGCCTTCCCACATCCTCAGCAGAAAGCCGACCTATGAGCAGGACAAACACGCGGTCCGTCAGCATTGCACCCGATCACGAAAAGCCCGCCTTGTCGAAAGGACAAAAGGCGTTCAATTCGCTGATCAAGCAGATCGAAAAGCGTCGCAAGCAGCTTCGCGCCTGGGAAACGGTCACGCCCACATTCCAGCAGCGGTACGTCGACGAACTTGTGCCCCTCGAACGGACTGCAACCACGCTGCGGATCCAGTTGGTGCATTGTCTTGACCAGTCCTATGCGCAAAAAGAACTGACCAAGGCTGAACGACGGAAGATGGCCATTGTGATCGCCAATCTGGCGGCCGATCTGATCGACGAGGATGAGGATGAAGGCAAGCAACTGAAAGCGAT
Proteins encoded in this window:
- a CDS encoding RDD family protein; its protein translation is MRYATCSKRARALFIDSIWWAAIALFIPLGPSTDDILTAPEAFASSMVLWLMVGQCIPILVTGAMWAACGTSPGRRVVRLRIVDAGTGASMTVKQAILRTLGYLLTFGTFGAGFLWVLFNPRKQTLHDRVANTVVIDEGPAVSCLRSEN
- a CDS encoding H-NS histone family protein, producing MDERKRESMIAYLRHRMEEFGIEPDDLAAAIASEPVKQIPARYQNATGDTWTGDGEMPQWLKQAISAGQRLEHFEMSSASPKADTVRKRIDWRDDPFAGSPLARQHVD